aaataagtaataaaaaaacttaaaacgattactcttaacatttaatagacctttaaatgattattttttaacattaatagaCCTGAAGGTACAATATAAGAGCAATATTGTTTATTAAAGAGAGAATAACCACTTGTGtatgatttttattttgtgatttattattatttattattattttggctaACAAGCACActgtcacatttgtgaccctggaccacaaaaccagacttaaacagcactaaaatacattgtatgtgtcaaaatgatctatttttcttttacgccaaaaattattaggatattaagtaaagatcatgttccattaatatattttgtaaatgtcctagtgtaattatatcaaaacttaattgttgattagtaatatgcattgctaagaactttatttggacaactttaaaggaaatttaaatatttcgatatttttatttatttatttatttatttttgctcagattccagattttcaaatagttgtatctcggccaaatatggtcctaacaaagcatacatcaatggaaagcttatttattcagctttcaaattacatttatattttaataaaaaagaaattgacACATTTGTCATTTTCACATTTGTTTAATTTGTCAAGTGCATAAACTTCTTTTCAAGTTTACCCTCTATTCCTTCTTTATCTAGGCCTAGAAACCTATTCAAATCTGTGTTTTAGGGCTACAAACTAAACAGCTCTTTTAAGTCACAAAACATAAACCACAAACCAAATAAGATCACAAGTTTAATTTAGTATCATAATGAATAAATCCAGTGTTTAATAGTCAACAACACATTATTGTTTTGTGGCCAAAAGAAAATTaaacatatatatacactttatGGTAAACACACATAGGGGTAATACATTCTAAATACATGTCAATTTCTTCACACTCTTATCCTTATTTCAGCATTTACAGTTCATTTATTATTGTGACGAGGTTTGTCAGGAACACTGGTGGAGGGCGACACACACGGCAGTAAATGAAACTGCCTGAGGATTGAGTCTGAATATCAAATACAGCAGTGAAGAAGTTACAACAAAACATCTAAATGTAGATAAAAATATGCTAAATTTACTTTAAAGCATAACATTTTACACTAGAAATAAAATACAGACAGTTCCAATGTATGTTCCCTGAGATAGAAATATTCTAAATTAAACTTCTTAGAAAAATGTAATGATCAAGGCATAAAGACTGGTAAATGCATCTAATTGCACATTATTATCtttaaaagagaaaaagagagggCTACAGTATGTAGTTTAACCTCACAGTGCTGACGGAtaagtacagtacaaaacatacAAGATCATTTCGAGCACCGTAGCTTCTTTGTATTTATAATATTGCCAGCAATCCATTTGAACTTAAACCATCTGTACAGATCAAGGTTCAAAACTCTCTCTGATgcatccaaataaataaataaaactacctCTAACTTGCAGAGACTTTCAGTGCTTCACTTTCCAGCTCATTATTAATATAAGTAAACATTTAGATTTCAGCTATTGTATAGATCAAATGTAAGACACTGAATAGGTGTTGAGGTACCTAAAGAAAGGGCTCTGAAATTTACATTTGATAAttgaataatttcattttttctCTGCATCACTTGTTTCTATGCGTTTCCCCTTATGATACTTCTGTCCAATCCCATAGGGCACATGAGCAGCGATTGTACCGAGCTCCTGGGCACCCTCGATGTGAAACATCTGATCATCAAAGAAGATGTGCGGCCTGATCTTCTGTAGGAGAGGCCCTTTAGGAGCCCCAGCCAAAAAGAGGGCCTCATCTACCTCCAACCCCCAGCTCCGTAGAGTCTTCAGAACACGGGCCCCAGCGCTGGCAGCACTTCGAGCTGTGACCAGGTAGGTGCGAATAGGGCAGTTGATTCGTTGGTTTTTTGCATAGAACTTTCGCTGGAGTTTACCCAGTGCTTCTAGGAAACATTTTAGGGGGCCCTAGGATGATGCAATGACAAATTAAGGATGAAAAGGACATTTCATGCTCCAAACATGGAGGAAATATTAATAGcagtattaaagggttagttcacccaaaaatgaaaattctgccattaattacccACTTTTgtccatctttggaacacaaataaagatattttggatgaaatctaagagctccctgacccttcatagacagcaaggcatagatttcatccaaaatatctaaacatgaaGGTAAGTAGTTAttaacagaatttacatttttgggtgaactaaccctttaataatgAACATTAGTACTTATGTTGCCCAGTCTTACTTTACCTGGGCCAGAGGCTTGTTCTCAAACTCTTTTTCATGTTTAAAGAAAGTGTCCAATCCGTGCTCCTTCACGATAATCTCAGACTCATCGGAAAACAAAACTGCATCGCCGTCGAAGGCTACACGTAGTTGTGTGTCACTGAGCTCATTCTCACTGTCGCAGGTGAACATTGTGGCAGCTGCTATTCCTGTGAAAATGGCCATTTTAAGCAAATTTAGCTTAATGTTTAGCTAGTTTAAAGAGTTTTTTCTTCTGCATTGAAATGAAAATCCCATTTAGATCACAATGCATGCATGTTTTAAATACCTTCTTCGATAGCTTCTTGTACCTTCATTGAATCTTTGGACAGGTAGAGGTTGGTCATGTAGGCCTTTAGGTAACCAATCGGACTCTCTCCACCCGTCATGCAAAATCTTTCTATAGTTAGATCTGCAGAGAGAGAATTTGTGTAAttgttatttgtatattatgtagaATGCAGTACATATGTATTTGCATTCTGCAAACCTTATGAAAAAATTATGTAAAGTACTGGAGCGGACTTTAGCCAAATTTTGGACTTTTTCTTGGTGCATGTTGGTGTATATCTGTgtagaataaatatatataaaaaaatgatcaCTAACGAAAGCTAAATTGTAGGCTAGTAAATGTTCTGTAGTTGAATAGCAGCTTTAGGCAATCCATTATAGGTATTATGAGATCTGTTGGGTCTCTATGTCGCAGTTTTCTTTCCATACCGTAGAAATTGATGCTGTTGATGAGGCGAACTCCGACCTGGGCGTGATTATTAGTCATCAGCACAATATCAAACAGCTCCTCACTGTCTGGGTATAGTTCTCTCAAACGGGCATTTACGTTCATCAGGGCCTGTTGATTAGAATAAAACAGTAACTACTAAAGGTGTGGCTTTGGAGTCTAAGGATATCCATGTTAGGCAACACTCCTGGTGATTAATGAGATATATAATCATAAACAGTGGGCAGGACACAATAATGCTGTTATCTTTGAGTTTTCTTAGTTAGTGTTTTGAGTGTTgctgtgcaataaaaaaaaagactaaagtCTATCCATGAACAAAAGTGAAAGAAAATTTCCCATTGATTTAAATCAATGCAAATTTAATTGGCCCAACCAGCTTTTCTGATCTGTGTCCGGTTCATAAGGAGGGCTAGGGGTTGTCAGTGTTGGTACATTCATTCAGTCGTGCCAAAATTAAGAGATGGCAGTGCAAATAAACAAttgtaatacatatttttttgtcaaaatcgTACACTATTTTTGTGTAACACCAAATAAAGGCGTAATCAAAAGGTAAATCAAATTATATTACCTAAAAGATGttatctacagttgaagtcaaaagtttacatgcaccttataaaatctgaaaaatgttaattattttaccaaaataagaggaatcatacaaactgcatgttatttttttatgtagtactgacctgtgtaagatatttaacataaaagatgtttacatatagttcacaaaagaaaataatagttgaatttataaaaatgaccctgttaaaaagtttacatacactttattcttaatactgtgttgttacctgaatgatccacagctgttttttttgtttttttgtttagtgatag
Above is a genomic segment from Garra rufa chromosome 2, GarRuf1.0, whole genome shotgun sequence containing:
- the LOC141325264 gene encoding cytosolic 5'-nucleotidase 1A-like, which translates into the protein MSKPEGTERGGQPSSDNSEEKDWVAVKALFDNSKTTKKPRPPKPSNAVTIAVSSRTLFNMVKERKLFEDEGLERYVAHQLELEDQPFTPGVSFPFVKALMNVNARLRELYPDSEELFDIVLMTNNHAQVGVRLINSINFYDLTIERFCMTGGESPIGYLKAYMTNLYLSKDSMKVQEAIEEGIAAATMFTCDSENELSDTQLRVAFDGDAVLFSDESEIIVKEHGLDTFFKHEKEFENKPLAQGPLKCFLEALGKLQRKFYAKNQRINCPIRTYLVTARSAASAGARVLKTLRSWGLEVDEALFLAGAPKGPLLQKIRPHIFFDDQMFHIEGAQELGTIAAHVPYGIGQKYHKGKRIETSDAEKK